Within Xanthomonas oryzae pv. oryzae, the genomic segment GTTGGCGGCCGGCGACACGCCGCCGTCGCTGGACGATGTGGATGCGCATCTGCCCAGCGGAGCACGCCCCCGACGACGGCATCGAAGCGTCGTCGGCGCTCGTGCAGTGCGGACGCGGTACCGGCCTGTGCATCCATCCAGCCGGCGTGTGTGGCGACTGGGCCTAGCCGGGCGATTGGATGCTGGCACTGCGGATCTGACTGGCGATACCGTAAGCATCACAGCGTGCCGCGGTGCTGGTCGAGTGATCGCGCAGCTGCCGGATCAGCCAAAGCGAACGCGCCGACGCTGCAGAACGGTGCGGCGCTGCCACCGCAGCTGCCGGACGATGTGGCCGACAGATCAGGCGCCGGCCGCGTTAAGCCGCGCCTGTAATGCAGCCAACGCGTCCTGCATGTCGGCGACCGTGGCTTCAAGGCTCTGCACCCGCGCTTCCAGTTCGCTGGTGTCGCTGCCGCTGCGCGCGCCCTGTGCGGCACGCGCCGTTGCGGCCTGCAGCGCTTCCACATCCAGTTCGCCGCTGAGCAGATGCGCGTAGCGATCTTCGCGCTGGCCGCTGGCACGCGGCAGTTGTGCGGCCAGGCCGCGCTGGATCAGCCGGTCCAGGTGATGGCGCACGTCGTCGGTGTCGGCGAAGCGCGCGAGCCGCTCGCTGCGCGCGTACAGCTCGCCCAGCGTCTGCGGGCCGCGCAGCAGCAGGCCGATCAGGGCAACTTGCTGGCGGGTCAGATCCAGCACGCTGCCCAGGCGGTGTTCGTAGCGCTCGGCACGCGAGCAAAACTGCTGACGCACCAGGCCGAGGTTTTCCAGCTGGCGCAGCGCGTGGTGCACCACGCCGGTCTGCAGATTCAGCACCGGCTCGCGCGCGGTCTTCTGATTCGCGGCCACCTGCGCAGCGTTGACGGTGAGCGGGTACGCATCCGGCGTGGTGGCCTCTTTTTCGATCAGACAGCCGAGCACGCGGGCCTGGGCGGTGTCGAGGACGGGCGTGGGCGAGGTCTCTGTCATGGGTGGCTCCGGGGCAATCAGCGCACAAGGATATGCCGATCCGCTGCCGGCGTTTTTCCACTGCGGTGATCCTGCGGACCTGCCGACGCCATCGGCGGTTGCATCGAGCATGTGTGCGTCGTGCGTCGGCGGCGGGCCTGCGCATACAGGGACGGACCCAGG encodes:
- a CDS encoding YceH family protein, giving the protein MTETSPTPVLDTAQARVLGCLIEKEATTPDAYPLTVNAAQVAANQKTAREPVLNLQTGVVHHALRQLENLGLVRQQFCSRAERYEHRLGSVLDLTRQQVALIGLLLRGPQTLGELYARSERLARFADTDDVRHHLDRLIQRGLAAQLPRASGQREDRYAHLLSGELDVEALQAATARAAQGARSGSDTSELEARVQSLEATVADMQDALAALQARLNAAGA